TCACTTATTTGAGTGATTTAATTGCCTGCATTAAGTCGCCGTTTGTTTCTTCAAGTGCTTCTCTTGCTTTGGTTTTTGATACGCCTGCTTTTTCAGCTACGAGTGCGATATCATCTGGGGAAATTTCAATTTCTTCTTCAAGTGACTCGTCGTGCTCGTCTCCTTTAATTTGAAATATGACTTCGCCCATCACGCTCATCTTGGTCACGTCAGGATTGTCAAGAACAATTTTTTTGTCATGCGTAAAGATTTCAACACGCACCGCGTCAATAGGCTGCATGTTCATTTGCTTCATTAATTTTTTCATCTGGTTTGGATTAAACATGAATCAATCACACGATATTTAAACCGTAAAACCCCTTATTAACATTATGCTTCACCGGTTCAACCACATTCTTCGCGAAGAGTACCGCCACATCTCGCCGGTGTTTGTTCCTTCTATTGCGCTTTTCTTGTTTTTTCTTGGCTGGGGCGTGATTGGGCCGTTTTTTACTATTAATGCAAAACAAATTCTTGTCACCCCGTTTCTTGTGGGCGTGTTCACGTCCTTGTGGGGTGTGATTCGTTTTGTTACTGATTTTTTTGTCGGCTCGTTTGTTGATATCAGTGATGCAAAAAAGCTGGTGACTATCTCATTTTTTGGCTATGTTCTAGTTGGCTTTGGCTACTATTTTATTGACACACCCCTGCTTCTTCTTGCGTGGCGCGTTGTGCACTCACTTTTTGGCAGCGTGCTTTGGGTTGGCTTGTGGGGGTATTTGCACAAGACAATTCCCTCACAATATCGTGATGAGGATTTAACGTTTCAGTCTATTGCTCGAACCATTCCCTCTATTTTTGCGCCATTTCTTGGCGCAATTATCTTCACGCTCTCAAACCCGAAAAACGTGTTTCTTGTTATGGCTTTGTTTAGCACGTTTGCAGGCATTATCTTTTTGTTTCGGGCAAAACCGGCACGCTCAGTGCGCGCAGTTACGGTAAACACTATTATACAAAGAAATGTGAGCATGATACGCTCTTTTCGCACGCGTTTTGCTTTTGTTGGTTTAATGCTTCTTGGCGTTTTTCTCATAAGCGGCGCGTATGGCACGTTTATCCCTATTTTTCTTTTTGACGCGGGCTTTTCTTCAATTATCATTGCGCTTGTTGCTGTTGTGCAGAGCATTCCTATCTTTTTTGCGCTGCCCGTAAGCAGGTATGCTGATAAGATTGGCAGAAAACCTGTGCTCTGGTGGGGCATTATTCTTCTTATTACTGCACTTCTTGCGCTTTCTGCTTCCAGTTCTCTTGCGGGCATTCTTGGTTCAGTACTGTTGCTGGGTTTTGCGTTTGCTATTATCACACCAACAGCAAACGCGCTTGTTGGCGACATGGCTGTTGATGGTGAGCAAGGAGTGATTGCGGGTATGGGTGAAATGTTCAAAGACCTTGGCGCGCTTTCAGGACCATTTCTTGGCGGACTTATTATCAGCCAATTTAATTTCAGTGCACTTCTTATGATTCTTGCGGTGGTTGCAGGACTCTTGCTTGTTATCACTTTCCGCTTTCACGAACAAAAAATTCCTCTTAATCTTAGCCTTGGTTTAGCAAAGAAATGAGAAAAAAAGAGAGTTGAGAGAATTGCCTTACTTTGTTCTGTTATGTAATTTCTTGCCCTGGCTTGTTAGGCTTCGAAGCGCACGCTTGCGGCTGTTTGTTGACAAAAGCCATTGTAAATTCTTGTCAGTTATGACTTGCGGATGGTAGGGGTCTACAAGAATGACTTCAAACCATGTGTAGTGTCCGTCATCGCCAACCCAGTAACTGTTCAAGACTTCCAGATTAGGATGCTTTCGCGAACTGCGTTCTTCAGCAATAAGCTGCAAACTCTTTCGTGGCGAGTACTTAACCTGGCCTGTTTTTTTCGGCTTCCTGCCAGAATGCAGTTGTGGTCTTTTTCTTCCGCCTTTCTTGATTTTTACGCGTGCAAGAACAAAACAATTCTTTGCGCGATACCCAAGACGGCGCGCGCTTGCAATGTTTGACGGTCGCTCAATACGAACAATCGTGCCTTCTTTGCGCCACGTTTGCAAAAGCTGCTTGTATTCCTCTCGATTGTTTTTAAGAGGGCTTTTCCATATTTCTTTGAGATACTTATAAAATCCCATGTTTTATCACCATTTATGCTCATCGAACTGAATCGAATCAACGCGCGGTTATCTGCAAACTAATTGCTTAACCCTTTTTAAAAGTTATTATCGTTTTGTAACTGTCCGCAACGTCTAAACTATCCAGAAAGTGTCGGGAAATAGCAGTCGGCAAACAGTAACAATTTTCTGTAGAAGGGACTATTACTACTTGCGCAGCTTTGCAAGGTGGTGCTGCATTATACCCACCATATCATTGCCCTTGCTCTCGTCAAAAAGAAATGAATCATCATGCCTGAAAAAACGTGCTTCAAGCTCGTCCGCAATTTTTTTAGCGGTTTCATACAGTTCTTGGCGAATCTTCATCGTGTTTTTTACGACATTATTAATCCGTGTCTGACTTGCAAGATGATGGTTTGGTCCGATAACAACAAGAATCTTCTTTTTTTTACTACGTGCCATAACCGTTGCATCCATCTCGTAGCCCATATCCTTAAACACTGAGCGTGCGCCCTCATACGTTTTTGACTTTCCTTGTGACGTAAACGCGTGGTAATCCCCCCGTGTGATATCAATTACTTCAAGATATCCTGCAATAAGCGAACTTATTTCTTTTAATTTGCCCCCGTGCAATTCTGGCTCTGAGGCAACTAATAAACCGCTGTTAATAACCATGGTAAGAAAAATGTCTGTTGTAAAACCACGAATTGCCATAGGTTATGTTAAGCGCGCATGCATTAAAATCTGTTTCTCTACTCCTCTTAATTAGTGGACGCGTACAATACTATTTTTTTTAAAGTATGA
Above is a genomic segment from archaeon CG10_big_fil_rev_8_21_14_0_10_43_11 containing:
- the nac gene encoding nascent polypeptide-associated complex protein (forms a homodimer; contacts the emerging nascent polypeptide chain on the ribosome; similar to eukaryotic proteins) translates to MFNPNQMKKLMKQMNMQPIDAVRVEIFTHDKKIVLDNPDVTKMSVMGEVIFQIKGDEHDESLEEEIEISPDDIALVAEKAGVSKTKAREALEETNGDLMQAIKSLK
- a CDS encoding 50S ribosomal protein L15e, whose protein sequence is MGFYKYLKEIWKSPLKNNREEYKQLLQTWRKEGTIVRIERPSNIASARRLGYRAKNCFVLARVKIKKGGRKRPQLHSGRKPKKTGQVKYSPRKSLQLIAEERSSRKHPNLEVLNSYWVGDDGHYTWFEVILVDPYHPQVITDKNLQWLLSTNSRKRALRSLTSQGKKLHNRTK